In Paralcaligenes sp. KSB-10, the following are encoded in one genomic region:
- the mraZ gene encoding division/cell wall cluster transcriptional repressor MraZ — protein MFQGSSALTLDVKGRVSIPTRHRDALVSQVEGRLTLTRHPDGCLLVYPRSVWEKKREQIAAFPMSARPLQRLLLGNAQDVDMDGAGRILVAPELRAAVGLTREVMLLGMGSHFELWDAAEWARREAEDLAKGMPDALDQFSF, from the coding sequence GTGTTTCAGGGTAGCAGTGCGCTCACGTTGGATGTCAAGGGTCGGGTCTCCATCCCGACTCGGCATCGTGACGCGCTCGTGTCGCAGGTAGAGGGTCGTTTGACCCTGACGCGTCACCCTGATGGCTGCTTGCTTGTTTATCCACGGTCGGTTTGGGAAAAGAAGCGTGAACAGATCGCCGCCTTTCCAATGTCGGCGCGGCCCCTGCAGCGTTTGCTGCTGGGCAATGCGCAAGATGTCGATATGGATGGTGCCGGACGTATCCTGGTCGCGCCCGAGCTTCGGGCCGCTGTCGGCCTGACCCGTGAAGTCATGCTTTTAGGGATGGGAAGCCATTTCGAATTATGGGATGCGGCCGAGTGGGCTCGCCGAGAGGCGGAAGACCTGGCCAAAGGCATGCCCGACGCATTAGATCAGTTTTCGTTCTGA
- a CDS encoding ATP-binding cassette domain-containing protein: MAVTTLVTLTDAQLAYGHHPLLDHANFAIQPNERIGLIGRNGAGKSSLLKVLDGRTLPDDGEVMRLGGLKIATVEQEPDLDESLTVFETLCGNINDSEDWRRPSRVQALIDQLGLSSDASIADLSGGTRKRVALARALADEPDLLLLDEPTNHLDFDGIAWLETLLLNARCSAIIITHDRRFLDAVATRIVELDRGQLFSFPGNFSAWQERKAQWLEAEKQQSAKLDKVLAQEEVWIRKGVEARRTRNEGRVRRLEQLRRDRAARRERVGNVSLAVAEGQRSGKMVAELENVSQHYGERTIIRNLSTTILRKDRIGLIGANGAGKTTLLKIILGQLEPSSGQVRLGTNLSIGYFDQMRSQLDETATLADTINPGSEWIEIGNQRKHVMSYLEDFLFPAARANSPVQSLSGGERARLVLARLFARPTNVLVMDEPTNDLDIETLELLEELLQDYAGTVLLVSHDRAFLDNVVTQTIAAEGDGEWREYVGGYDEWLAQRPAPTDKSADDKGKKIEAAPAERPKPPKPSKINAWELRELEGLPEAIAQVEAQQAELAAKLADAGLYRDAPGEVEKINEQLHTLENKLTALFARWEILEEKRGDS; the protein is encoded by the coding sequence ATGGCTGTTACCACTCTTGTTACCCTGACCGACGCGCAACTCGCATATGGGCATCATCCCCTGCTCGATCACGCCAATTTTGCCATTCAGCCTAACGAGCGCATAGGCCTGATCGGCCGTAACGGAGCGGGAAAATCATCGCTCCTGAAGGTCCTTGATGGGCGTACGCTGCCCGACGATGGCGAAGTCATGCGCCTGGGCGGGCTCAAGATTGCCACTGTTGAACAGGAACCCGATCTCGACGAATCGCTGACCGTGTTCGAGACGCTGTGCGGCAATATCAATGACAGCGAAGACTGGCGACGCCCGTCCCGGGTACAGGCCCTGATTGATCAATTGGGTTTGAGTTCGGACGCCAGCATCGCCGACTTGTCCGGAGGAACCCGCAAACGCGTCGCGCTGGCCCGCGCCCTGGCCGACGAGCCTGATTTGCTGCTGCTGGACGAGCCCACCAACCATCTGGACTTCGACGGCATCGCATGGCTGGAAACGCTGCTGCTCAATGCCCGCTGCAGCGCGATCATTATTACTCATGATCGGCGTTTTCTGGATGCAGTCGCCACCCGCATCGTCGAGCTCGACCGGGGTCAACTCTTCAGCTTCCCCGGAAATTTCTCAGCCTGGCAAGAACGCAAAGCGCAATGGCTGGAAGCCGAAAAGCAGCAAAGCGCCAAATTAGACAAAGTACTGGCCCAGGAAGAAGTCTGGATACGTAAAGGAGTGGAAGCCCGGCGCACTCGCAACGAAGGGCGCGTACGCCGCCTCGAACAATTGCGGCGCGACCGGGCGGCCAGGCGCGAACGCGTCGGCAACGTCAGCCTGGCTGTCGCCGAAGGACAGCGGTCGGGCAAGATGGTGGCTGAACTGGAAAACGTCAGCCAACATTATGGCGAACGGACCATCATCCGAAACCTGTCCACCACTATCCTGCGGAAGGACCGCATCGGCCTGATCGGCGCCAACGGCGCCGGTAAGACCACCTTGCTGAAAATCATACTCGGTCAGTTGGAGCCCAGCTCGGGACAAGTACGCCTGGGAACCAATCTGTCGATCGGCTACTTCGATCAGATGCGCTCGCAGCTCGACGAAACGGCAACCCTGGCCGACACCATCAATCCCGGCAGCGAGTGGATTGAAATCGGCAATCAGCGCAAGCACGTCATGAGCTATCTGGAAGACTTTCTGTTTCCAGCCGCCCGGGCGAATTCGCCGGTGCAGAGCCTCTCGGGAGGCGAGCGCGCCCGCCTGGTCCTGGCCAGGCTTTTCGCCCGCCCCACCAATGTGCTGGTCATGGATGAACCCACCAACGATCTGGATATCGAAACGCTGGAATTGCTGGAAGAACTGCTTCAGGATTATGCGGGAACAGTGCTGCTGGTCAGCCACGACCGGGCTTTCCTGGACAATGTGGTCACTCAAACCATTGCCGCGGAGGGCGATGGGGAATGGCGGGAGTACGTGGGCGGTTACGACGAATGGCTCGCGCAGCGCCCCGCGCCGACAGACAAGTCCGCCGATGATAAAGGCAAAAAAATCGAAGCCGCGCCTGCGGAACGCCCAAAACCGCCCAAGCCCAGCAAAATCAATGCCTGGGAATTGCGAGAACTCGAAGGTTTGCCCGAAGCTATCGCTCAGGTCGAAGCGCAGCAGGCAGAGCTGGCCGCCAAACTGGCCGATGCAGGCCTGTATCGCGATGCGCCCGGCGAAGTCGAGAAAATCAACGAGCAGTTGCACACGCTCGAGAACAAGCTGACCGCATTGTTCGCCCGCTGGGAAATCCTGGAAGAAAAACGCGGCGATTCGTGA
- the pyrC gene encoding dihydroorotase: MQNATDSLTIVRPDDWHLHLRDGAVLDAVVPDSARQFARAIIMPNLKPPVTTTALALAYRDRIIAALARAGIGEGSFTPLMTLYLTDNTSAQEIATAKASGAVHGVKLYPAGATTNSDAGVTDLLGRCRPALEALQKSGMPLLVHGEVTDKDIDLFDREAVFIDRVMIPLRKALPELKVVFEHITTRQGAEYVRDAEGPIAATITAHHLLYNRNALFLGGMRPHWYCLPVLKRETHRQALVEAATGDSRRFFLGTDSAPHPKGLKEHACGCAGCYTALHAMELYATAFDSVGRIDRLEAFASLNGPAFYGLPVNQGTLTLNRAHYEIPAELSMGNDTLVPLAAGESLGWRIADGS; encoded by the coding sequence ATGCAAAACGCCACCGACTCACTGACTATTGTTCGCCCCGACGACTGGCATCTGCATTTGCGCGATGGTGCGGTGCTGGACGCCGTGGTGCCCGATTCGGCGCGCCAGTTTGCCCGCGCCATCATCATGCCGAATTTGAAACCGCCGGTCACGACGACCGCGCTGGCCCTGGCCTACCGCGACAGAATTATCGCCGCCCTGGCCCGGGCGGGAATCGGGGAAGGCAGTTTCACTCCGCTCATGACCTTGTATCTGACCGATAACACCTCGGCTCAAGAGATCGCCACAGCCAAGGCTTCCGGAGCCGTGCACGGCGTCAAGCTCTACCCGGCCGGGGCTACCACCAATTCAGACGCCGGTGTCACCGATTTGCTGGGGCGCTGCAGGCCTGCCCTGGAGGCGCTGCAAAAATCAGGCATGCCTTTGCTGGTGCATGGCGAGGTCACCGACAAGGATATCGATCTGTTCGATCGCGAGGCGGTCTTTATCGATCGAGTCATGATTCCCCTGCGTAAAGCACTGCCTGAGCTCAAGGTCGTGTTCGAGCACATCACCACTCGGCAGGGTGCCGAATACGTACGCGATGCCGAGGGGCCTATTGCCGCGACAATCACCGCGCATCACCTGCTGTATAACCGCAATGCGCTGTTTTTGGGCGGAATGCGGCCTCACTGGTATTGTCTGCCGGTTTTAAAGCGTGAAACGCATCGGCAGGCCCTGGTCGAAGCGGCCACGGGCGATAGCCGGCGTTTTTTTCTGGGCACCGACAGCGCCCCGCATCCCAAGGGGCTCAAAGAACATGCCTGTGGTTGCGCGGGCTGCTACACGGCCCTGCATGCCATGGAGTTGTACGCCACGGCTTTCGATTCGGTTGGCCGGATAGATAGGCTGGAAGCCTTTGCCAGCCTGAACGGGCCGGCGTTTTATGGTTTGCCTGTCAATCAGGGGACGCTGACGTTGAATCGGGCGCATTACGAGATTCCGGCTGAGTTGTCCATGGGCAACGATACCCTGGTTCCCCTGGCGGCCGGCGAATCGCTGGGCTGGCGGATAGCGGACGGTTCATAG